A stretch of Chitinophaga caeni DNA encodes these proteins:
- a CDS encoding T9SS type B sorting domain-containing protein gives MPRILTFLIFLFCIAFANPTMAQCGKGQSPGTAFPLCGTEDFSQDNVPLCDGELLSVDGCTVTGYAAKNAFWYKFHTYGGGLFTFTIVPNLISEDYDWVIYDITNRDATQVQNNPSWIVAANFAPGGGNTGTATNVNSGPVVCGSNDQPYFNKSPDLQANRDYLLVIIHFANSQQGYKITFDKGAGQANLTNPVPLEFSTAAYDCQTNTIRVTLSKPILCSSITAASEQFQIQGNPATITNVEGLGCDTLFDTKELLFTIDRTLPGGTYTLEPKPGAIMPEDMCGNRIPLSGGIDFNADPPPALQLPTASISGCNPNTIRLDFPQPIAVSSLHSDGSNFSVTGPQAVTVSQITYTDNGGYTVQVILNLAAPLGAPGDYTVSIVQALQGQACTAPLTGDAAPFNLAPGSPATINIVPVTTCAAQQLTLQFSHPVNCSSIAADGTDFNITGPAAVTVAGIDKTNCNGTTTSIVLNLQAPLLTPGSYTVNVAQGSDNNTLIDECGEITPVNTNASFNIDPPQPASIQSIDPFDCATNIITIHFDKAIQCSTLLPANFSLLAPDNSAVNITAVNPVCNNGLATEVQIDLGNRLVMQGNYVLATVNDRVKDNCENFINDQLNIPVDIEAGAGFATYDALDCAPQSIRVHFTKSVQSSSIHLDGSDFDISGPATVQITSVDLIPNTNLAGYATGIVLNLQTPLTVPGAYNLVMNATAQLLDSCYQPQDVNNDELTIDVKAIAAPGFQPIGTSNCAVTALDLSFDKAILCNTITANAFQVIDPNNNPVTVSSVDIPNCTNGTTGTVRLNFQDRILENGNYTVRVLPNTLTDNCMQAFSTDDFTWTVNIPPGAIIQSYQPLNCAPESLTITLDKPVQCNTLHTDGADFIISGPSAVSIQEVQFTCNNGETQNITIVFNDRVITGGTYHLQLNNTAQILDACYQSMDINTSFPFNVPIVAAANLSGYSPFDCAPQSFTIQFSNPVKANTIQPDGSDFTISGTQNIQVTGVQLNPNTDGLVQEVTLDLDDRITLAGNYTVQVNSNTIIDACFQPVSGQVSIPVSIQPGAVIQSVNTSGCSPNTLTVQFDKPIQCNTLQQDGSDFSISGPSAIGITAMQSNCNTSGLTSSITLTLNQRIITGGTYNLIIATNSILDECYQPSPVNTQQTFNIASSPEVPFNSVIAPGCRGTIIQIPFTANILCSSIDDDGSQFTISGPGAVNVIGVNKHCNGGVTNRLDLLLSAPILLKGTYTVTLQNGSSGHSILSECYIPTPVGSNANFSTPGTVDATFQMDVQQICENTTVQLSHDGANDVNSWQWFVNGTLASSDQNTTLQFDTYGDRNITLIVSNGTCSDTAMQGFDAEPEIEASFQLNAASFCSQDQVIFTNTSTGNAQSYQWQFGDGTINVTPSPPPKIYPNTGRDETYQVMLIAQSPNGCLDSASMNIKVSATCSVVVPTAFTPNNDGINDYLYPVNSQKTDNMIFRVYNRYGQLLFESRDPAYRWNGQFKGELQPAGTYVWTLEYTDRESRQDIKQKGYSVLIR, from the coding sequence ATGCCCCGTATACTGACATTCTTAATATTCCTGTTCTGTATAGCATTCGCTAACCCCACTATGGCGCAATGCGGGAAGGGTCAAAGTCCCGGTACCGCTTTCCCCCTTTGTGGAACGGAAGATTTTAGCCAGGATAATGTGCCTTTGTGTGATGGGGAATTATTGTCTGTAGATGGTTGTACCGTAACGGGCTACGCGGCCAAAAATGCATTCTGGTATAAATTTCATACTTACGGTGGCGGGCTGTTCACTTTTACTATCGTTCCCAATTTAATTTCGGAAGATTACGATTGGGTCATTTACGACATTACCAACAGGGATGCAACACAGGTGCAAAATAATCCTTCATGGATTGTTGCCGCTAACTTTGCACCCGGCGGCGGTAATACCGGTACGGCAACCAATGTAAATAGCGGGCCTGTCGTTTGTGGCTCTAACGATCAGCCTTATTTTAATAAGAGCCCCGACTTACAAGCCAATAGGGATTATTTGCTCGTTATCATACATTTTGCAAACTCCCAACAAGGATATAAAATTACTTTCGATAAAGGTGCCGGGCAGGCCAATCTAACGAATCCTGTTCCATTAGAATTTTCAACAGCCGCATACGATTGCCAAACAAATACCATCCGTGTTACCTTATCCAAACCGATCCTTTGTTCATCGATCACCGCGGCCAGCGAACAATTTCAAATTCAAGGTAACCCTGCTACCATCACGAACGTAGAAGGTTTGGGTTGCGATACTTTATTTGATACGAAAGAATTATTATTTACTATTGATAGAACGCTCCCCGGCGGCACTTACACGCTTGAACCGAAACCGGGCGCCATTATGCCGGAAGATATGTGTGGTAACAGGATTCCTTTATCTGGTGGCATAGATTTTAACGCGGATCCACCCCCTGCTTTACAACTCCCGACAGCGAGTATCTCGGGCTGTAATCCTAATACGATCAGGTTAGATTTTCCGCAGCCGATCGCGGTAAGTAGCCTGCATAGCGATGGCAGCAACTTCTCCGTAACAGGGCCGCAAGCCGTTACTGTTAGTCAAATTACTTATACGGATAACGGTGGTTATACGGTACAGGTTATTTTAAATCTTGCCGCCCCCCTGGGTGCCCCCGGCGATTATACGGTAAGTATCGTACAAGCCTTACAAGGCCAAGCCTGTACAGCGCCACTCACAGGGGATGCTGCACCCTTCAACTTAGCGCCGGGAAGCCCGGCTACTATTAATATCGTCCCGGTAACAACATGCGCGGCTCAACAACTTACCCTGCAATTTAGCCACCCGGTAAATTGCAGCTCCATCGCCGCGGATGGAACTGATTTTAATATAACCGGCCCCGCAGCCGTGACGGTTGCTGGGATTGACAAAACCAATTGCAACGGTACCACGACTAGTATCGTGTTAAACCTTCAAGCGCCACTACTAACACCGGGAAGCTATACCGTAAACGTAGCGCAAGGTTCGGACAACAACACCTTGATTGATGAATGCGGGGAAATTACTCCTGTCAATACAAATGCAAGTTTCAACATCGATCCACCACAACCGGCCAGTATACAAAGCATCGATCCATTTGATTGTGCTACTAATATTATTACTATACATTTCGATAAAGCCATTCAATGTAGTACGCTCCTCCCGGCAAATTTCAGTCTTTTAGCGCCGGATAATTCAGCGGTAAACATAACAGCAGTCAACCCGGTTTGTAATAACGGTCTTGCAACTGAAGTACAGATTGACCTCGGTAACCGCCTGGTCATGCAGGGAAATTATGTTTTGGCCACCGTGAATGACCGTGTAAAAGATAATTGTGAAAATTTCATTAACGACCAGCTTAATATCCCGGTTGATATTGAAGCCGGTGCCGGTTTTGCTACCTACGATGCTTTAGACTGTGCGCCGCAATCGATTAGGGTGCATTTTACCAAATCCGTGCAAAGTAGCAGCATCCATTTAGATGGTAGTGATTTTGACATTAGCGGTCCGGCAACAGTACAAATTACATCGGTAGATTTAATACCGAATACGAATTTAGCGGGTTATGCAACCGGGATTGTTTTAAACCTTCAAACTCCGTTAACTGTTCCGGGAGCATATAACTTAGTAATGAACGCAACGGCGCAATTACTCGATTCCTGCTACCAACCGCAGGATGTCAACAATGATGAATTAACAATCGATGTTAAAGCTATCGCGGCGCCCGGCTTTCAACCCATAGGAACATCCAATTGTGCTGTCACTGCTTTGGATCTAAGTTTTGATAAGGCGATCCTTTGTAATACGATCACGGCAAACGCATTCCAAGTAATCGACCCGAACAATAACCCGGTAACGGTTTCCTCTGTAGATATTCCGAATTGTACAAATGGAACTACAGGTACTGTGAGGTTAAACTTCCAAGATCGCATACTGGAGAACGGGAATTACACGGTGCGCGTTCTGCCGAACACTTTAACTGACAATTGCATGCAGGCTTTTAGTACCGATGATTTTACTTGGACCGTTAACATTCCCCCGGGCGCCATCATCCAATCATATCAACCCTTGAATTGTGCGCCGGAAAGTTTAACTATCACGTTGGATAAACCCGTCCAATGCAATACTTTACATACCGATGGCGCTGATTTCATTATTTCGGGCCCAAGCGCCGTATCTATACAGGAAGTTCAATTCACATGTAATAACGGGGAAACACAAAATATTACCATCGTATTTAATGATAGGGTTATAACTGGCGGAACCTATCATTTACAGTTGAACAACACGGCACAAATATTGGATGCCTGCTACCAGTCGATGGATATTAACACGAGCTTCCCGTTCAATGTACCGATCGTAGCGGCAGCTAACTTGAGCGGCTATTCGCCTTTCGATTGCGCGCCGCAATCATTTACGATACAATTCAGCAACCCTGTTAAAGCAAACACCATTCAACCGGACGGTAGTGATTTTACGATCTCCGGAACACAAAATATACAGGTAACAGGCGTTCAACTCAATCCTAATACCGACGGACTTGTACAAGAGGTTACGCTTGATCTGGACGACCGTATTACCCTTGCCGGAAATTATACGGTACAGGTTAATAGCAATACTATTATAGACGCATGCTTTCAACCGGTAAGCGGGCAAGTTTCTATACCGGTAAGTATACAACCGGGCGCCGTCATACAAAGTGTGAATACTTCCGGCTGCTCCCCCAATACTTTAACCGTGCAATTCGATAAACCTATTCAATGCAACACTTTGCAACAAGATGGTAGTGATTTTTCAATTTCCGGACCATCTGCCATCGGCATAACTGCTATGCAAAGCAATTGTAATACATCGGGCTTAACGAGTTCCATTACATTGACCTTAAATCAAAGGATCATAACCGGGGGAACTTATAATTTAATCATCGCAACGAATAGTATCTTGGATGAATGCTACCAACCGAGCCCGGTTAATACACAGCAAACATTTAATATTGCCAGTTCACCCGAAGTACCATTTAACAGTGTTATTGCGCCTGGATGCCGGGGTACGATCATACAAATTCCATTTACGGCAAATATTTTATGTAGTTCTATTGATGATGACGGCAGTCAATTCACAATAAGCGGCCCCGGCGCTGTAAACGTAATCGGGGTCAATAAGCATTGCAATGGTGGTGTAACGAACCGCTTGGATTTGTTATTATCCGCGCCGATTTTATTAAAAGGAACCTATACAGTTACTTTGCAAAACGGCAGCAGCGGCCATTCCATCCTAAGCGAATGTTACATTCCTACCCCGGTTGGAAGCAATGCGAATTTCAGCACGCCCGGTACCGTGGATGCTACTTTCCAAATGGATGTTCAACAAATTTGTGAAAATACGACCGTGCAATTATCGCACGACGGCGCAAACGATGTCAATTCTTGGCAGTGGTTTGTAAACGGTACATTAGCCAGCTCGGATCAGAATACAACGTTACAATTTGACACTTACGGCGATAGGAATATAACGCTCATCGTATCCAACGGAACCTGCTCCGATACAGCGATGCAAGGTTTTGATGCGGAGCCGGAAATAGAAGCTTCGTTCCAATTAAACGCGGCTTCCTTCTGCTCGCAAGATCAGGTAATATTTACCAATACCAGTACCGGGAATGCCCAAAGTTACCAATGGCAATTCGGTGATGGCACGATCAATGTAACCCCAAGTCCACCACCCAAGATCTATCCCAATACCGGGCGGGATGAGACTTACCAGGTAATGTTAATCGCCCAAAGCCCCAACGGTTGCCTGGATTCGGCATCGATGAATATAAAAGTATCCGCAACATGCAGCGTGGTGGTTCCCACGGCTTTTACTCCGAATAATGACGGCATCAATGATTATTTATACCCGGTTAACAGTCAAAAGACCGATAACATGATATTCAGGGTTTACAACCGTTATGGACAATTATTATTTGAAAGCCGGGATCCGGCCTACCGTTGGAACGGGCAATTCAAAGGGGAACTGCAACCTGCCGGCACATATGTTTGGACTTTGGAATATACAGATAGGGAGAGCCGACAGGATATCAAGCAGAAGGGTTACAGTGTATTGATCCGCTAA
- a CDS encoding aldose 1-epimerase, producing MSFAIEKYLEDGFQILALIDRNSNTKVEIVPGKGAMLHSFTFQHQGQPLNIIDGYKDNQDYDQFVRDSFKNVKLSPFACRVQDASYTWEEQAYKIEKTSIHGLLFDVNFDLISEDADAASATVQLRHDYKATDAGYPFAFSCQVQYRLSAGNQLQVTTVIVNQSGQSIPIVDGWHPYFSTGTPVDDLELRFACTGILEFNDKLIPTGKTLPEDRFTELKSLKDISLDNSFLLDFSKPQPLCTIYDPVKKININFYPAASYPILQIYTPPHRKSIAVENLSGAPDAYNNGIHLVKLAANERKEFSTIIEVK from the coding sequence ATGTCATTTGCAATAGAAAAATACTTGGAAGATGGCTTTCAAATCCTCGCCCTAATCGACCGGAATTCAAATACTAAAGTAGAAATCGTGCCGGGAAAAGGCGCCATGTTACATAGTTTTACATTTCAACATCAAGGTCAGCCTCTGAATATTATTGACGGGTATAAAGACAACCAAGATTATGATCAATTTGTGAGGGACAGTTTTAAAAATGTAAAACTGAGCCCTTTCGCTTGCCGTGTTCAGGATGCCAGTTATACCTGGGAGGAGCAGGCTTACAAAATTGAAAAAACATCTATTCACGGCTTATTGTTCGATGTAAATTTTGATCTGATTTCCGAAGATGCCGATGCGGCATCCGCTACGGTGCAACTAAGGCATGATTATAAAGCAACGGATGCCGGTTATCCATTTGCTTTCAGTTGCCAGGTACAATACCGCCTGTCGGCAGGCAACCAATTGCAGGTAACGACGGTTATTGTTAACCAATCCGGTCAAAGTATTCCTATTGTAGATGGGTGGCACCCTTATTTTTCTACAGGTACGCCCGTAGATGATTTGGAGCTCAGGTTCGCTTGCACGGGCATCTTGGAATTTAATGATAAACTGATTCCCACGGGAAAAACCTTACCCGAAGATCGGTTCACGGAACTGAAATCCTTAAAAGATATTTCGCTCGATAATTCGTTCCTGCTGGATTTCAGCAAGCCGCAACCGCTTTGTACGATCTACGATCCGGTTAAAAAAATTAATATCAATTTTTACCCTGCCGCATCATATCCCATTTTACAGATCTATACACCGCCGCACAGGAAGAGCATTGCCGTAGAGAATCTTAGCGGTGCTCCCGATGCTTATAATAATGGTATTCACTTGGTGAAATTGGCGGCTAACGAGCGTAAAGAATTTAGTACAATAATTGAAGTTAAATAA
- a CDS encoding FecR family protein gives MKIEQAYLFLEKYAAGHYTEEEHEAFLAWLSSAPAKEIENLVARYELISEQLPAKPSRNEALIAKIESAIDNVDTKVVPIKNNPVKWWWTVAASLILGICGYLLYSVNHTDGLIASTFDTNLTPGTNGAVLTLADGSQVTLDSLGNGVIAQQSGKNILLQGGQLNYSEHVPAKHTSQSQYNILSTPKGRQFQILLPDGTHAWLNASSYIKYPVAFNGSERRVEISGEVYFDVHKDPEHPFMVAVKGNAHSKGGLVEALGTSFNINAYDNEPIQLVTLTEGSVRVTDDKTGQSALLRPSQQASYSDKQNLQVKQVNTKAVLAWKDGYFDFEDADLHSLLRQVERWYDVEVIFEKNAPNIEFGGKMSRNVVLTDVLNILKDYGVRYEMKADRKLYILSPGK, from the coding sequence ATGAAAATTGAACAAGCATATTTATTCCTAGAAAAGTACGCTGCCGGGCATTATACCGAGGAAGAACATGAAGCCTTCCTGGCATGGCTATCTTCTGCCCCCGCTAAAGAAATAGAAAACCTTGTTGCACGTTATGAATTGATCAGTGAACAATTACCGGCAAAACCCAGCCGAAATGAAGCCTTGATTGCGAAGATCGAATCGGCTATTGACAACGTTGATACAAAGGTTGTTCCTATAAAAAACAATCCCGTAAAATGGTGGTGGACAGTGGCTGCCAGCCTGATTTTAGGCATATGCGGGTACCTCCTGTATTCCGTAAATCATACCGATGGTTTAATTGCCTCCACATTCGATACGAACCTTACCCCCGGTACAAACGGGGCCGTACTTACACTGGCTGATGGAAGCCAAGTAACGCTCGATAGCCTTGGCAATGGGGTGATAGCACAACAATCCGGGAAAAATATATTGCTGCAAGGCGGCCAATTAAACTATAGCGAACATGTCCCGGCGAAGCATACTTCGCAAAGCCAATACAATATATTAAGCACCCCGAAAGGAAGGCAGTTCCAGATCTTATTACCCGATGGAACACATGCCTGGTTAAACGCATCCAGCTACATTAAATATCCCGTGGCATTCAACGGTAGCGAACGCCGGGTAGAAATCAGCGGAGAAGTTTATTTCGACGTACATAAAGATCCGGAACACCCATTCATGGTAGCCGTAAAAGGTAATGCACATTCCAAGGGTGGGTTGGTGGAAGCATTGGGCACCAGTTTTAATATCAATGCTTATGATAATGAGCCTATCCAATTGGTTACACTTACAGAAGGTAGCGTGCGTGTAACAGATGATAAAACGGGACAAAGCGCCCTGCTGCGACCCTCGCAGCAAGCCAGCTATTCCGACAAGCAAAACCTTCAAGTAAAGCAGGTCAATACGAAAGCTGTACTAGCTTGGAAAGACGGTTATTTCGATTTTGAAGACGCAGACCTTCACAGCTTACTCCGGCAGGTCGAAAGATGGTACGACGTGGAAGTAATATTTGAGAAAAATGCGCCCAATATAGAGTTCGGGGGAAAAATGAGCAGGAACGTAGTATTGACAGATGTACTTAATATTCTTAAAGACTACGGTGTACGGTACGAAATGAAAGCCGACAGGAAGTTGTATATCTTATCACCGGGCAAATAA
- a CDS encoding SusC/RagA family TonB-linked outer membrane protein: MQKTANCTWCAMPCREQSAPRHTHQGMIARAGFPTQLTGGKRMNTQRTMVKKILIAMKLTVLLIIGFCLQLSASTSAQTITFSGRHIAFKQIFNVIEKQTDYVVFYKKELLKSAKPISIQADNMPLKQFLELSMQNQDFSFEISDKTIILKDKIKTESPATATAGNNTVTFLKDKERSGTVKDKKGNPVPGVSVHIKGTNKGTATDAEGKFTLQASDEDVLIFSFIGYKTLEVAVKDKSSFNISLEENVSGLNEVVVTGYQNINKKLFTGAATTVSGAEVKQDGITDVSRMLEGRVAGVSVQNVSGTFGAAPRIRVRGATSISGENKPLWVIDGVVLEDIVNISNDQLASGDALTLIGSSVAGINADDIESFNILKDASATALYGARAMNGVVVITTKKGRAGRTQVNYNGNFSTFLKPNYNNYNIMNSAEQMSVYAELYRKGSLNATIANGMNGGVYAKMYQLIKTYDETTGQFGVENTPEGRAAFLGRYAKVNTDWFDILFRNSFVQEHSLSISSGSDKSQHYFSVGYYDDNGWTIADRVQRYTMNLRGNYNITDKLSAAILANGAIRQQRAPGTQGRTSNVVEGKYNRDFDINPFSYALNTSRTISAYDESGELEYFTRNYAPFNIINELNENKIDLDMLDLKLQGELNYKINKNLNFKSIGALRVVKTTREHQITEYSNMALAYRYAPNSTIANNNIFLYDDPDHPEIIDPESVLPHGGFYNRNDDYLFNYYIRNQLEWKKEINRKHYLGAFAGQEIKYTNRKNSFNNGYGYQYDKGGVPFTDYRIIKMMLEGNYSYFGMSKQYDRYASFFFNGSYAYDSKYVFNGTIRYDGSNRMGASPTARWLPTWTLSAAWNLDQEDFLKYNNTISYLKLRGSYGLTASIGNATNSAVVLNNGTTNRPRLSEVEPNIEISSLENSELTWEKQYELDLGTDLGLFKDRFNFTFDFYKRNSFDLISSLRTSGIGGEVTKTANYADMVSHGFEVTIGGKPIQGKNFSWRSNLTFGFNKNKITNLKSKPRIYDMIIPEGGPSEGRSVRGLYSINFQELDNRGVPYFINENGELSYNVYVQSTNKDYLVYEGPVDPTITGGFNNTFNYKNFTLNVFVSYQAGNKIRLNNVFSTYYDDTDAMPKEFLDRWTLPLDEKITNVPSIADYLTKSEISGAYPYTAYNYTSNRVADGSFVRLKQASLSYNMPSSVAKLIHANNLSFKVQGNNIWLIYADKKLKGQDPEFFSSGGVALPVPKQITFTLKAGF; encoded by the coding sequence ATGCAAAAAACTGCTAATTGTACTTGGTGCGCTATGCCTTGCCGGGAACAATCGGCGCCCCGGCATACCCATCAAGGAATGATTGCCCGGGCAGGTTTCCCAACCCAGCTTACCGGGGGCAAGAGGATGAATACGCAGCGTACCATGGTCAAAAAAATTCTGATTGCCATGAAATTAACCGTGTTATTGATCATTGGTTTTTGTTTGCAACTGAGCGCTTCTACCAGCGCGCAAACGATTACCTTTTCAGGTCGGCACATTGCGTTCAAGCAAATATTTAACGTTATCGAGAAGCAAACGGATTACGTGGTCTTCTACAAGAAGGAGTTACTAAAATCTGCCAAACCGATCTCGATACAAGCTGATAATATGCCCTTGAAGCAATTTCTCGAGCTTAGCATGCAGAACCAAGATTTTTCTTTTGAAATATCGGATAAGACGATCATTTTGAAAGATAAAATCAAAACGGAATCCCCTGCTACTGCAACAGCGGGTAACAACACCGTAACTTTTCTCAAGGACAAAGAACGTTCGGGCACAGTGAAAGATAAGAAGGGTAACCCCGTACCCGGTGTGAGCGTACACATCAAAGGTACCAATAAAGGAACGGCTACGGATGCCGAGGGTAAATTTACCTTGCAGGCCAGCGATGAAGATGTCCTCATCTTTTCGTTCATCGGTTATAAAACCTTGGAAGTCGCAGTAAAAGATAAAAGTTCGTTCAATATCAGCCTGGAAGAAAATGTGAGCGGTTTGAACGAAGTGGTTGTTACCGGCTATCAGAACATTAATAAAAAATTATTTACCGGAGCTGCCACTACCGTTTCCGGCGCCGAAGTAAAACAGGACGGTATTACAGATGTAAGCCGTATGCTGGAAGGGCGCGTGGCCGGTGTATCCGTTCAAAATGTTTCCGGAACCTTCGGTGCGGCTCCAAGGATCCGCGTTCGGGGTGCCACTTCTATCTCCGGCGAAAACAAACCGCTCTGGGTAATTGACGGCGTTGTTTTGGAAGATATCGTGAATATCTCCAACGACCAGCTAGCCAGCGGCGATGCATTGACCTTGATCGGCTCATCTGTTGCAGGTATCAATGCCGATGATATCGAGAGTTTCAATATCCTGAAAGATGCTTCTGCCACGGCCTTATACGGCGCTAGGGCGATGAACGGTGTTGTTGTTATCACTACCAAGAAAGGTCGTGCAGGTAGAACACAGGTCAACTATAACGGTAACTTTTCAACTTTCCTGAAACCTAACTATAATAATTACAATATCATGAATTCGGCAGAGCAGATGTCTGTATATGCTGAATTATACCGCAAAGGTTCACTCAATGCCACTATTGCCAACGGGATGAACGGTGGTGTATATGCCAAGATGTACCAGTTGATCAAAACATACGATGAAACAACCGGTCAATTCGGCGTTGAAAATACACCCGAAGGAAGGGCTGCCTTCCTCGGCAGGTATGCCAAGGTGAATACGGATTGGTTCGATATCTTGTTCCGCAACTCCTTTGTGCAGGAACATTCATTAAGCATATCTTCCGGTTCCGACAAATCGCAACATTATTTTTCCGTAGGCTATTACGATGATAACGGTTGGACGATCGCGGATCGCGTGCAACGTTATACGATGAACCTGCGCGGGAACTATAACATCACGGATAAATTATCGGCAGCCATTTTAGCCAATGGCGCCATCCGCCAGCAGAGAGCGCCGGGAACACAAGGCCGCACTTCTAACGTGGTAGAAGGAAAATACAACCGCGATTTTGATATTAACCCCTTCAGTTACGCGTTGAATACCAGCCGTACTATTTCTGCATACGATGAAAGCGGCGAGTTGGAATATTTTACCCGCAATTATGCACCGTTCAATATCATCAATGAGTTGAACGAAAACAAGATTGATCTAGACATGTTGGATCTTAAGTTGCAGGGAGAGTTGAACTACAAAATCAACAAGAACCTCAACTTCAAATCGATCGGCGCATTGCGCGTGGTAAAAACTACCCGCGAACACCAGATCACCGAATACTCCAACATGGCGCTAGCATACCGTTATGCACCGAACTCCACCATCGCAAATAATAACATTTTCCTTTACGATGATCCCGACCACCCGGAAATAATTGATCCCGAAAGTGTGCTTCCGCACGGTGGTTTTTATAATAGGAATGATGATTACCTTTTCAACTATTATATCCGTAACCAGTTGGAATGGAAAAAAGAAATTAACCGCAAGCATTACTTGGGCGCTTTTGCCGGGCAGGAGATCAAGTATACCAACCGTAAAAACAGTTTCAACAACGGTTACGGTTACCAATACGATAAAGGTGGCGTACCGTTCACAGATTACCGTATCATCAAGATGATGTTGGAAGGAAATTACAGTTACTTTGGAATGAGCAAGCAATACGATCGTTATGCTTCCTTCTTCTTCAACGGTAGCTACGCCTATGATAGTAAGTACGTGTTTAACGGTACCATCCGCTACGATGGCTCCAACCGTATGGGCGCCTCTCCTACCGCCCGCTGGCTACCCACCTGGACATTAAGCGCCGCGTGGAATTTAGACCAGGAAGACTTTTTAAAATATAACAACACGATCAGCTATTTGAAATTACGCGGCTCCTACGGTCTGACAGCCAGTATCGGTAATGCAACCAACTCGGCGGTAGTTTTGAATAACGGTACCACCAACCGCCCGAGATTATCCGAAGTAGAGCCGAATATCGAGATCAGCAGCTTGGAAAACTCCGAACTAACCTGGGAGAAACAATATGAACTCGACCTCGGTACAGACTTGGGATTATTCAAAGACCGGTTCAACTTCACCTTTGATTTTTACAAGAGAAATAGCTTTGATTTAATCAGTTCCTTAAGAACTTCCGGTATCGGTGGCGAGGTAACCAAAACCGCCAACTATGCGGACATGGTATCGCACGGTTTCGAGGTGACGATTGGAGGTAAACCGATCCAGGGCAAGAATTTTTCATGGAGAAGTAACCTTACGTTCGGCTTTAACAAGAATAAAATCACGAACCTGAAAAGCAAACCCAGGATTTATGATATGATTATCCCTGAGGGCGGACCATCAGAAGGTCGATCTGTCAGGGGTTTGTATTCTATAAATTTCCAGGAGCTGGATAATCGCGGGGTTCCTTACTTTATCAATGAGAACGGGGAACTCTCTTACAACGTGTACGTTCAAAGTACCAATAAAGACTACCTGGTCTACGAAGGACCCGTAGATCCGACCATTACAGGCGGTTTCAACAATACGTTTAACTACAAGAACTTTACATTAAACGTATTCGTGTCTTACCAAGCCGGTAACAAAATCCGTTTAAATAACGTGTTTTCCACCTATTATGATGATACGGATGCCATGCCTAAAGAGTTCCTGGACCGTTGGACCTTGCCCTTGGATGAGAAGATCACCAACGTACCCTCTATCGCTGATTACCTGACCAAGTCTGAAATCAGCGGAGCATATCCATACACGGCATATAACTACACGTCCAACAGGGTTGCAGACGGAAGTTTCGTTCGTTTAAAGCAGGCATCATTATCTTATAACATGCCATCGAGCGTAGCGAAATTGATCCACGCCAACAACCTCTCATTCAAAGTACAAGGCAACAACATCTGGTTGATTTATGCAGATAAGAAACTAAAAGGACAAGATCCCGAGTTCTTCAGTTCCGGTGGAGTTGCATTGCCGGTACCTAAACAAATTACATTCACTTTGAAAGCAGGATTCTAA
- a CDS encoding RNA polymerase sigma factor — MSTNHQIFNEKLLLSKVSLGDRDAFSQLYRRYLDTVHQYIFLFTKSIEETDEIVQDVFVKLWLQREQLSAVQSFKAYLLRSAKNKLLDHLKHQQVKKHAFQEILQQVNQPSDTPEDVWRYKDLHSKFQEVVSGLPKQCQLVFRMSIENGLSLDEIAQQLQISKSGVKNQLYKAQKYVKEHIEDQFIKTLIIITISYFL, encoded by the coding sequence TTGTCAACCAATCATCAAATATTCAACGAGAAATTGTTGCTTTCCAAGGTAAGCCTTGGAGATCGGGATGCTTTTTCCCAGCTGTACAGACGGTACCTGGATACCGTGCACCAATACATTTTTCTATTTACAAAATCCATCGAAGAAACAGATGAAATTGTTCAAGACGTATTTGTAAAGCTTTGGCTACAAAGGGAACAATTATCTGCGGTTCAGTCCTTCAAAGCTTACTTACTCCGCTCGGCTAAAAACAAATTATTGGACCACCTCAAACATCAGCAGGTAAAAAAACACGCCTTCCAGGAAATTTTACAGCAAGTTAACCAGCCTTCCGATACTCCGGAAGATGTTTGGAGATACAAGGATTTGCATAGCAAGTTCCAAGAAGTTGTATCAGGCTTGCCCAAGCAATGCCAACTGGTATTCAGGATGAGTATCGAGAACGGCTTAAGCCTGGACGAGATCGCGCAACAACTACAAATTTCAAAATCAGGGGTAAAAAACCAGCTTTACAAAGCGCAAAAATATGTGAAAGAGCATATCGAAGATCAATTTATTAAAACATTGATAATCATAACAATAAGCTATTTTTTATAA